The following are encoded together in the Lathyrus oleraceus cultivar Zhongwan6 chromosome 3, CAAS_Psat_ZW6_1.0, whole genome shotgun sequence genome:
- the LOC127127334 gene encoding uncharacterized protein LOC127127334 isoform X2 — protein MCILCVIQKLSRRVATVLPWLVIPLIGLWALSQLLPPAFRFEITSPRLACVFVLLVTLFWYEILMPQLSAWRVRRNARLRERKRFEALEMQKLRKTATRRCRNCYNPYRDQNPGGGRFMCSYCGHVSKRPALDLPPGLGISNSGIVKELVGKSGKILNGKAWSENGWMCSQEWLENGNWVGGPIPGNPSNWKSNENAGLFGGDEHCVTERSYSGILYFICKLLTSFFLSIRWLWRKIFRISSREECSSDAEHRALAKRGENGESLNESRGEKARRKAEEKRQARLEKELLEEEERKQREEVARLVEERRRLRDEKAEAEKDRMRSLNPSKETNSRKETEKKRQEKRRDKDKGSSKSNSDVEELERRAGKENERKRDVEKKSETDRREHQKSGLETGKGQSTDNGHSKNMTANNYNRGNTGSRYLDRVRGTFLSSSKAFGFGRGTSSPATVVKETKFNSSADHVYNSAGKRDICPPERPTAKTNLNGDDRNINHSVLPEPKPWTAPKMSWHQLFTRSSSVPQPSNLNVICRPNSKTQAEAKSPQSSGQSPVTRSFNNPIHFGLPSPFNISTHPNGGSTSSSLGFSPAIEQLFSPVRNASHDFRPDEQELFEDPCYDPIPASLLGPVSESLENFQLDLGTGFGTDMEVAKPHSLKNISAGSDFNKLSPIESPLSREKHASPADDAAASDKGTWQMWSTSPLGQEGLGLVGGPGSWLLSSQRNVPNKDDFMLPSQKTMASLFNKDDNMISNTHSPQNVFLPNGQSGGNISPVTSSSSYDPWSQNTFFPPFSSGFTSQEVAPQNEIIYGSPNGTATSHLLEGSPADSWSKKEWPIHGSAESVGKSSNTRLLNGGLQPASDVQSFWSFD, from the exons ATGTGTATACTGTGTGTGATTCAGAAGTTGTCTCGCCGGGTTGCTACAGTGCTACCATGGTTGGTTATTCCATTAATAGGCCTATGGGCACTTTCTCAGCTTCTTCCGCCGGCGTTTCGGTTTGAGATTACTTCACCTCGTTTGGCATGTGTATTTGTGTTGTTGGTTACTCTCTTTTGGTATGAGATTTTGATGCCTCAACTCTCGGCTTGGCGGGTCAGGAGGAATGCTAGGCTTAGGGAGAGAAAGAGGTTTGAGGCTTTAGAGATGCAGAAGCTGCGGAAAACAGCTACGAGGCGGTGTCGCAACTGTTATAATCCCTATAGGGATCAAAACCCTGGTGGGGGTCGGTTCATGTGTTCCTATTGTGGGCATGTTTCAAAGAGACCGGCGTTAGACTTGCCTCCAGGGTTGGGGATATCAAATTCTGGCATTGTTAAGGAGTTGGTTGGTAAAAGTGGCAAGATATTAAATGGCAAGGCTTGGTCTGAAAATGGATGGATGTGTAGTCAAGAATGGTTGGAGAATGGAAATTGGGTAGGTGGGCCTATTCCAGGTAATCCTAGCAACTGGAAGAGCAATGAGAATGCTGGTCTTTTTGGAGGAGATGAGCATTGTGTAACAGAGAGGTCGTATTCTGGTATTTTGTATTTCATCTGTAAACTTTTAACATCTTTTTTCTTAAGCATTAGATGGCTCTGGAGAAAGATTTTTAGAATTAGTTCAAGGGAAGAATGTTCATCGGATGCTGAACATAGGGCACTAGCAAAACGGGGTGAGAATGGAGAAAGTCTCAATGAAAGTAGAGGGGAAAAAGCACGCAGGAAAGCCGAGGAAAAAAGGCAGGCAAGGCTAGAGAAAGAACTCTTGGAGGAGGAAGAAAGAAAACAGAGGGAGGAGGTTGCTAGGTTAGTGGAGGAGCGTAGGAGACTGAGAGATGAGAAAGCAGAAGCTGAAAAAGATAGAATGAGATCATTAAATCCGAGTAAGGAGACAAACAGCAGGAAGGAAACTGAAAAGAAGCGGCAGGAAAAAAGAAGAGATAAAGATAAAGGTTCTAGTAAGAGCAACTCTGATGTGGAAGAATTGGAAAGAAGAGCTGGAAAGGAAAATGAACGGAAGCGTGATGTCGAGAAAAAAAGTGAAACAGATCGTAGAGAGCATCAGAAATCTGGGTTAGAGACTGGCAAGGGACAGAGTACAGACAATGGACATAGTAAAAATATGACTGCAAACAATTATAATCGAGGAAATACTGGATCCAGGTACCTTGATCGCGTGCGGGGTACATTTCTGTCCTCTTCGAAAGCATTTGGTTTTGGAAGGGGAACTAGCAGTCCTGCCACTGTGGTGAAAGAAACCAAGTTTAACAGTTCTGCAGATCATGTTTATAATTCCGCCGGCAAGAGAGATATTTGTCCTCCTGAACGTCCAACTGCCAAAACCAATTTGAATGGAGATGATAGGAATATCAATCACTCT GTACTCCCAGAACCAAAGCCATGGACGGCGCCTAAAATGTCATGGCATCAGTTATTTACTCGATCTTCATCTGTTCCACAACCCTCAAATTTAAATGTAATATGTAGACCAAATTCCAAAACTCAAGCAGAAGCCAAAAGCCCTCAGTCATCTGGCCAGTCACCAGTTACTCGATCTTTTAATAATCCAATTCATTTTGGTCTTCCGTCGCCATTTAATATTTCCACCCACCCAAATGGTGGATCAACCAGTAGTAGTTTAGGTTTTTCTCCTGCAATTGAACAGTTGTTCTCTCCAGTTAGAAATGCATCACATGATTTTAGACCCGATGAGCAAGAGCTTTTTGAAGACCCGTGTTATGATCCAATTCCAGCTTCCTTGCTTGGGCCTGTTTCAGAGTCCCTTGAAAATTTTCAGTTGGACTTGGGAACTGGCTTTGGGACAGACATGGAAGTAGCAAAGCCTCACTCTTTAAAAAACATATCTGCTGGTTCCGATTTCAATAAGCTATCTCCGATTGAGTCCCCATTGTCTCGGGAAAAGCATGCTTCTCCTGCAGATGATGCCGCTGCAAGTGATAAGGGAACATGGCAGATGTGGAGTACTTCACCACTTGGCCAGGAAGGTTTAGGCTTGGTAGGTGGCCCAGGAAGTTGGCTTTTATCTTCACAGAGAAATGTGCCAAACAAGGATGATTTTATGCTTCCATCTCAGAAGACTATGGCTTCCCTTTTCAACAAAGATGATAACATGATTTCCAATACACATTCCCCTCAGAATGTTTTTCTACCTAATGGTCAGAGTGGCGGGAACATTAGCCCTGTTACAAGTTCAAGTAGTTATGATCCATGGTCTCAAAATACTTTCTTCCCACCATTTTCAAGTGGCTTTACCAGCCAGGAGGTAGCTCCACAGAATGAAATTATATATGGAAGTCCCAATGGAACTGCTACTAGCCATTTACTTGAGGGTTCTCCGGCTGACAGTTGGTCCAA
- the LOC127127334 gene encoding uncharacterized protein LOC127127334 isoform X1 gives MCILCVIQKLSRRVATVLPWLVIPLIGLWALSQLLPPAFRFEITSPRLACVFVLLVTLFWYEILMPQLSAWRVRRNARLRERKRFEALEMQKLRKTATRRCRNCYNPYRDQNPGGGRFMCSYCGHVSKRPALDLPPGLGISNSGIVKELVGKSGKILNGKAWSENGWMCSQEWLENGNWVGGPIPGNPSNWKSNENAGLFGGDEHCVTERSYSGILYFICKLLTSFFLSIRWLWRKIFRISSREECSSDAEHRALAKRGENGESLNESRGEKARRKAEEKRQARLEKELLEEEERKQREEVARLVEERRRLRDEKAEAEKDRMRSLNPSKETNSRKETEKKRQEKRRDKDKGSSKSNSDVEELERRAGKENERKRDVEKKSETDRREHQKSGLETGKGQSTDNGHSKNMTANNYNRGNTGSRYLDRVRGTFLSSSKAFGFGRGTSSPATVVKETKFNSSADHVYNSAGKRDICPPERPTAKTNLNGDDRNINHSVLPEPKPWTAPKMSWHQLFTRSSSVPQPSNLNVICRPNSKTQAEAKSPQSSGQSPVTRSFNNPIHFGLPSPFNISTHPNGGSTSSSLGFSPAIEQLFSPVRNASHDFRPDEQELFEDPCYDPIPASLLGPVSESLENFQLDLGTGFGTDMEVAKPHSLKNISAGSDFNKLSPIESPLSREKHASPADDAAASDKGTWQMWSTSPLGQEGLGLVGGPGSWLLSSQRNVPNKDDFMLPSQKTMASLFNKDDNMISNTHSPQNVFLPNGQSGGNISPVTSSSSYDPWSQNTFFPPFSSGFTSQEVAPQNEIIYGSPNGTATSHLLEGSPADSWSKKEWPIHGSAESVGKSSNTRLLNGGLQPTSDVQSFWSFD, from the exons ATGTGTATACTGTGTGTGATTCAGAAGTTGTCTCGCCGGGTTGCTACAGTGCTACCATGGTTGGTTATTCCATTAATAGGCCTATGGGCACTTTCTCAGCTTCTTCCGCCGGCGTTTCGGTTTGAGATTACTTCACCTCGTTTGGCATGTGTATTTGTGTTGTTGGTTACTCTCTTTTGGTATGAGATTTTGATGCCTCAACTCTCGGCTTGGCGGGTCAGGAGGAATGCTAGGCTTAGGGAGAGAAAGAGGTTTGAGGCTTTAGAGATGCAGAAGCTGCGGAAAACAGCTACGAGGCGGTGTCGCAACTGTTATAATCCCTATAGGGATCAAAACCCTGGTGGGGGTCGGTTCATGTGTTCCTATTGTGGGCATGTTTCAAAGAGACCGGCGTTAGACTTGCCTCCAGGGTTGGGGATATCAAATTCTGGCATTGTTAAGGAGTTGGTTGGTAAAAGTGGCAAGATATTAAATGGCAAGGCTTGGTCTGAAAATGGATGGATGTGTAGTCAAGAATGGTTGGAGAATGGAAATTGGGTAGGTGGGCCTATTCCAGGTAATCCTAGCAACTGGAAGAGCAATGAGAATGCTGGTCTTTTTGGAGGAGATGAGCATTGTGTAACAGAGAGGTCGTATTCTGGTATTTTGTATTTCATCTGTAAACTTTTAACATCTTTTTTCTTAAGCATTAGATGGCTCTGGAGAAAGATTTTTAGAATTAGTTCAAGGGAAGAATGTTCATCGGATGCTGAACATAGGGCACTAGCAAAACGGGGTGAGAATGGAGAAAGTCTCAATGAAAGTAGAGGGGAAAAAGCACGCAGGAAAGCCGAGGAAAAAAGGCAGGCAAGGCTAGAGAAAGAACTCTTGGAGGAGGAAGAAAGAAAACAGAGGGAGGAGGTTGCTAGGTTAGTGGAGGAGCGTAGGAGACTGAGAGATGAGAAAGCAGAAGCTGAAAAAGATAGAATGAGATCATTAAATCCGAGTAAGGAGACAAACAGCAGGAAGGAAACTGAAAAGAAGCGGCAGGAAAAAAGAAGAGATAAAGATAAAGGTTCTAGTAAGAGCAACTCTGATGTGGAAGAATTGGAAAGAAGAGCTGGAAAGGAAAATGAACGGAAGCGTGATGTCGAGAAAAAAAGTGAAACAGATCGTAGAGAGCATCAGAAATCTGGGTTAGAGACTGGCAAGGGACAGAGTACAGACAATGGACATAGTAAAAATATGACTGCAAACAATTATAATCGAGGAAATACTGGATCCAGGTACCTTGATCGCGTGCGGGGTACATTTCTGTCCTCTTCGAAAGCATTTGGTTTTGGAAGGGGAACTAGCAGTCCTGCCACTGTGGTGAAAGAAACCAAGTTTAACAGTTCTGCAGATCATGTTTATAATTCCGCCGGCAAGAGAGATATTTGTCCTCCTGAACGTCCAACTGCCAAAACCAATTTGAATGGAGATGATAGGAATATCAATCACTCT GTACTCCCAGAACCAAAGCCATGGACGGCGCCTAAAATGTCATGGCATCAGTTATTTACTCGATCTTCATCTGTTCCACAACCCTCAAATTTAAATGTAATATGTAGACCAAATTCCAAAACTCAAGCAGAAGCCAAAAGCCCTCAGTCATCTGGCCAGTCACCAGTTACTCGATCTTTTAATAATCCAATTCATTTTGGTCTTCCGTCGCCATTTAATATTTCCACCCACCCAAATGGTGGATCAACCAGTAGTAGTTTAGGTTTTTCTCCTGCAATTGAACAGTTGTTCTCTCCAGTTAGAAATGCATCACATGATTTTAGACCCGATGAGCAAGAGCTTTTTGAAGACCCGTGTTATGATCCAATTCCAGCTTCCTTGCTTGGGCCTGTTTCAGAGTCCCTTGAAAATTTTCAGTTGGACTTGGGAACTGGCTTTGGGACAGACATGGAAGTAGCAAAGCCTCACTCTTTAAAAAACATATCTGCTGGTTCCGATTTCAATAAGCTATCTCCGATTGAGTCCCCATTGTCTCGGGAAAAGCATGCTTCTCCTGCAGATGATGCCGCTGCAAGTGATAAGGGAACATGGCAGATGTGGAGTACTTCACCACTTGGCCAGGAAGGTTTAGGCTTGGTAGGTGGCCCAGGAAGTTGGCTTTTATCTTCACAGAGAAATGTGCCAAACAAGGATGATTTTATGCTTCCATCTCAGAAGACTATGGCTTCCCTTTTCAACAAAGATGATAACATGATTTCCAATACACATTCCCCTCAGAATGTTTTTCTACCTAATGGTCAGAGTGGCGGGAACATTAGCCCTGTTACAAGTTCAAGTAGTTATGATCCATGGTCTCAAAATACTTTCTTCCCACCATTTTCAAGTGGCTTTACCAGCCAGGAGGTAGCTCCACAGAATGAAATTATATATGGAAGTCCCAATGGAACTGCTACTAGCCATTTACTTGAGGGTTCTCCGGCTGACAGTTGGTCCAA AAAGGAATGGCCTATACATGGTTCCGCGGAAAGCGTAGGGAAGTCATCTAATACGCGTCTGCTTAATGGGGGTCTACAACCAACCTCAGATGTACAGTCGTTTTGGTCATTTGATTAA